From the genome of Mastacembelus armatus chromosome 5, fMasArm1.2, whole genome shotgun sequence:
TGCCTACTTGGAAGATGGTGAGTATTACTGTTCTTCTAGATGATTCATAATGTCAAACAATGTCTGCATCTCCTGTCCACAGTtctgttagtttttttttaagcctatAGTCTGACAACCATGCCTACTGAATGCAGCAAGAAGTAGCCAGGATTTATATTTACCTCTCAAGGTCTAGCTTTTGCATTCTAAAGTTCACTtcttgtgtatgcatgtatttgAGGAGATTCTGATCTGTTGTCCCCATTCAAATGATAATCACATCTTGCCTGATGGCAAGGGTAGTTGTAATGATACCACTTTTGCTTTGCTTGCTGTGATCATTCTTCCTGTTCATGCTGGCCATTAAGAAGTCTTCCTATTTAAGTGCTGTGTTACAAGTTCCACACTCCTAGTATGTACATATAATGTTACTATGGTTCTTAACTCTTTAATTCAGTCTTATTTTGCATATATGCACTGCACAGAGAAGGTAGGTGGCAAAGCATTTACATTGTCTCTCAATCAATCAGTCGAACAGGACCTGTTTGGTTTCAAGAGGATCTGTTTTACCTTcctgtttcagtttttattctttgGTTTTAAAAAGTTCTTTACCTAATTTGGACAGCAAATATTATTGATCTTTCACCAAAAGACTTGGAGTATACTATTCAAAGACTTTTGCAAATAATGGATTCAAAGTGAAATAGGGAAGCCAGGGGGATGGGTATATGTGGTCCAGTTTGCAAATGCACACTGCAAAAGTATGCTTGCAAATCCTACATTGTGGCTTTCTTTTGGgtctttcaattcaatttcctatctgtttcagtttgactctcactctcacacacgcacatgtCAACATATGCACTTGCAGAAGGTTCATAAATATGCCTTATTAAGTCTCATAAGTCTCATTTAACATAAATGTGTACAATTGGTATGTGTGGATTTAAgttaaaataggaaaaaaaacaaagagagaatgATGAAAGAATATAAACTGACCTTATTTCTGCTGATGCCTCTGAGAGGAAAAATATTCTGTATAGGCAAATATCAGACACATCTGTGGTAAAGAAAGGTGCTATGCTCTTTGTTCTGGTTTCTGATACAAGCTGGTGTAACACAGAGTTTAAACACCTACAAACAACCTATTTTACTTAGCATCAGAAGTGCATTAACCACACAATGATGCTGCTTATGTTCTTACTTGATatcatattttaatatgaatAATGCTTTTATTGCAACACTGTAACATCTAGAAACCAGtggaataaaactgaaatatctagTGACCACCAGTGTAATTAGAACACTTCATTCTACTGCTGAGATTGCAGATTGACACTTCACTGATTTATGTGTGAAATTATAACATTTCGGTGGACAACATGAGTATCTAGGTTGAAAACCACAAACCTCAACGTCAATGATTCAAATTTTTGTCAGTCTTGCCCCATCTCACTAACCCCTTATTTCCTGTCATCTgtcaaaaaagtgaaaatgcccAAAGAAAGCTGACTTTAGCGACTTCTAGTGgtagcattaaaaaaacacaaaacacacacacacacacacacacaatctcctGACACCAcaacaaatcaaatgaatgtgtttaaaGCAACATGATTAAATTGCCTTTCttttcacaaaatataaaatacatataagaATTTTTACAAAGCTACACAAAAGggttttaaatataaaactgtatATGAAACCCTTCAGAATACCTGATGAATTCATATACAATGTCACATCAAATGATCCTTTCATCTTGGTTTATCATGCTCATcactatttttaatgttttccagTGAATGACATCATAAAAAGAGACTTGAAAGGCCACAATGGAGAGTAATCCTGGAGGCCTGAAGCGGTTGTGATGCCTGTCACGTCAGAGTTTGAGCAGTCAACATAATCTGCAGACTTCAAGAACTACAACTCAGATACTGATTGCCACAAAGGACACTTTGATGatttctaatttttaaaaaatctaattggAGTGGTGGCAGACATTTATGGCAAAAAAGGCGTGACTTCTTTTCAATATTACATGATGTTTTTGTGGAACTAGGAGCTCAGCTACAACAttttacagcaaaacaaatctTGCTTTGTTAGCCTTCAATACTGATACTGAGTTTAATCTTTACAAAGATAATACACGTGTCATGCCCTCTACTGTGtctcttttttgattttattttaacctgttttctctgtttatatatttgtataattaCTCTTTGTACGcatgtataaaatatttcataataaatgATTTTGGTTTACGTAAAAAGCACAacattattttaagatttttattttattattactattattttttgCAGCAGGGTTGAATTGGTGATATCTAATCCGGCAGTTTGCTTGGTTTGCTGTTGTAGGAGGCAGTGGTTAATTATTTACAAAGTtacaaaattttaaaactgacaaatgCAGTGCACAAACTAAAAAGTAGTATGCAGTTTTATGCCTTGTACACTAAGCTCAATAGTGAGGTTTTATagttttaaactaaaaaaacaaaaaataactgcaTACCTCAATAGATTTTTATACATGAACGTCAGGGGGCGATATTTCCAAACTAATCAATCTCGGCGCATGTGTGTGACATCACTTCCCGAGAAGCAGAATTGGAgaatgtttttgtcttattgTTAGCATTTTCCTTGATGGTGTTTTTACAACTTcatcgtttttgttttttgccctAACTTTGAGGTTTACAGTGTAATAATCTTCCCCACGGCTGGTAAGTTCtgcttttacaaaaatataGGAACTTTATATCGATTCATTGCTTAATATATACTTCGAAGAATATCAGTTAGCATTAGCTCCTTAGCTTTAGAAATTTGTCCTGTTCATTAGAACAGGATGCATTATTTGATCTGATATGATTGCAGTATTGTCATGaactaatatataatattaactAGTTAGAGATGTAAAGACGAGTGGCTCAAAAGACAGTCACTTGGCAGCAGTTTTTATAAAGTATACGTTACATATAACGTTAGATTTGATAGCAGCTGTATTCacgtttttttgtttctcagttggCGAAATGACGTTAACGACACTGACATACTGCTGATCTCCTTGCTAACCgcgtttttgttgtttttgcagttaGATCACTGAGAGAAACAGATCAAACAGCCAATTAGCAGCATCATGTCTGCAGAACTGGACCTGTCCCCCCCAGAAGTTCCTGAGCCTACCTTTCTAGAAAGCGTACTACGTTACGGCCTATTTCTGGGTGCGATCTTCCAGCTCATCTGCATCCTGGCTATCATCTTCCCCACATCAAAGGGGCATGAACAGGTAGCTAGGTATTCATTAGCAAAACAACAAGGGGTCACTGCTATTCTTTTCCAAATGTATCAGAATCCCAAACAGGATTAAAATATATTTCGCTCAAGAAGATCTCACAATTATCCTGTGTTAATTTCATTTAGCTAATCCAAATTAGTATTTACATTGGCTTGTCTTTCAGTGAAGACATATATCTGATTTCAAATGACATCTGTTAATGGATAATGTGCTTTGGTAATTTGtccacaaaaaaaatgtatgtttttgacACATAACATGCCAGTGAATTAATCACTGAGGATGCTCACAGCACTATACTCAGTGTGTGACATTGAAAAACTCAAACAGTTTTACTGTGACTTGACAGATGTAGAGCTAGTTCTATAACTgctttttgtaaaataattcTTGCCAATCTCTCTGAAACATAGAGAAACCAGACAAATAGAGTGGACATTATTTTTGAATATCCATGAAGAGATAGCCACTAAGGGATACTTTTGCAATCACCATACTAGAAACTGTCAGGAGAGATTATTTATAGGCAAGAGCAATTAAATCCACTGTCTAATTATTCTATTTTCAGCCATCATCATCAGATGTGCTGATTACTCTCCACAGCATGTCGCCATTTCATCCTGTATAGCATTCAACTGTCATTCCTTACTTTCAGAACAATGGGGAAGATTGCAGTCATAGAAACAGAGCTGACAGAGGGAAGCACTGGCACATATCTGACTTTTTTAGTGCGTGTCCTGATACCTCATTCATTCTGTCATccatttacagtttttactgtGATATATGGCACTCTAAGAACTGATAAGCTGTATTTGCAAAATGTTTATTATCACTAACCACTTGTGTAAGCTTTGATTCAAGATTTCcttgaaatataatattttgaCAAATAACGTAAATGTGTCAGCAATAGCATTATCAAAATACATCTCCAAAGCCGACATATCCAATCATGCATAGTAGTCATGTACcctattttcacacattttggtGACTGGATTTCTTTTGAAATTGCTGGATGTTTAATGTTTCCTGTATTTGCTCTACAGGAGGAGACTGAGTCCAATGATGGCAAGACGACAGAACAAATGAAGAAACCTAAAGGACCAACAGCTCAGATTCGACAGAAGCCAAAGAAAGAGAGCAAAAAGAAGCGATAGATAACTcattgtctgtatgtgtgtatgagtctATGTTACTTGCTTGTGTCAGAACATATTTTTAGTCACAGTGACTCATCATTGCCAATTACTAGTACAGTTATCACTACAAGTGTATGAAACACTAATGTCATATTatgagaataaataaatgcattgaaTTTGAGGCAGTTCAGAATGACCGACGTTTTAGAAGGAGGAAATTGCCCTGGTGTTTGCTTACTGGTACATATTTATCGGGTATATTTGTTTGGTATTTACATTCTTTTCGAATTGAAAATCATTAAATTGTATTTGAATTACAACAGATCGCTAAATGCATTATGTTGTAATTCAGATGTTGTTTCTGCTTACTGCTAcatttcagtttagtttaatGAGTCATCATGTcctattgtttcattttatatgaCATGCTCATAAAACTACACTTGTTAATCACCAAAACTGCCTGTTTTAATTGCAGATAAGCTATATTGATAGATGTACTGTTTACATTCACACAATATTTGGGCAGAATTGATGACACACACTCAGGACTTAAGATGAAAATTAAACGAAATACGGAGGTCATAGTTCCATTTCATAGCCAAATATAAGGAAGCTATTTAGATTGGGTTTACATTAACAAATTTTGCTCCAACTCCAAATTTTAGTAATATAGGCCTCAAAAGATTGATCAGACTTTACTATGAAATATATACCAATATAttcataaatagttttttttaaagtagacTACTTGAATTTCCCTTCCGTGATTATTAGTTTGTCTATTAAATGTTGTATTTGATTAATTTATTAGCGAACGACAAATTATTATGAgcaaaataaagatataaaacTAGAAAACACTGATGGGCTTTTAACTACATGCTATTTCATGGACAGCTGTTATTAATCCACAGCTATAATTTACATCTCGTCAAGTTACCTGTATCATGTCGCTACAGCGTATTATGTGACCAATATCTAGTAATTATTTCATAAACTTGTTTTCGTATTTAAGTGTTGCTAAATTACCAAGTTCGAAACTGTTGAAAAATCTCTAATTAGAACGCACGTGTGAAACTACATAAGTGtagtttttaatattaatatcatCAAATCAAAGATACAGTTAATGATTATTAAGTATGTGTCGCTTAGCAACCTGTTTGGTTAGCCGGCAGTAAAGCTAAAGAGGGGTACAAAAAAATAGACTTTAATGTACTTAATGTTTGTGTCGTGTTGGTGGAACTACTTTTATGACAAATAACGCTTCACAATCGTGACTACAAATGTTTTTGGAGAAGCTAAACACGGCTGTTTTCGTGCCTGCCAACGCTTCGGTGAGTTCACCTACTACGGCGTCGAGTTACGCAACACGACGTGAATTCTCTTGCCTCCACCGTGGCTGCGTAACAAGCGTAAAAACCAGGCACATCATATTTGCGCTCTCGTGTTTCGTCAGTGATGCACTATCCCGTGCCATGTACTCTCCACTCCACGCCAGTCCTGCTTCGTCGCATGAATTTTCCGCGCCGTCGACCCTTCCCAGCTGAACAGGCTTTAGGCTTCGCGTTTGTCCGTCCCACAGCAGCCGCCCGGCAGCTCTGCCCTCTGCTCCTGTAGGCAGTCCCTGTCATGACCTCCCCCTTCTTCGATTCTGCCGAAATTCACTAAATGGGATTTGTGGGGTTTCCACAGAAACTGGCCATCCGATTCCATTATTTCTCTAATGAGGACAGCCATAAGGATTTAACACGCTTCCTCGCTGCGCGTCTCTGATCTCTGAGCTGAATCTCAAGACGCGTCAAAGGTGAGTAAATTAGAGCTTCTGGCGTTTTGAAAcgagaaaatgtgttttctgtcgTAATCACCCAGTGGTTTCAGTTTGCTGCTGTATATTTTCTCATACGGTTGTTTTACACAGCCCGACTCTGACTTGTATTTCATTGTTGCACAGGCCATTCAGTCAGTGTTGCTCACAATTTGGTCAGTGCCACTCAGTCTGTGTCAGCTAGGCTACGTTGTTGACGATTTACCACACACCAGACAAAATGCAAAGCATGTTCAAATCTCATCGTTTTTAATCCAAATATTCACGGGAAGGCGTAGCAAGTGGACTGCGCACAGAAAATAAAGCCAACAATTCATCGAAAATCAAAATGGAGCTGTACAGCACCTGTTTTGATTCATCAGGCCGCATATGCGCTGTGTGTGAGCCCAAGCCTACGACAGTCACAGCGGCATTGTCGCCTTTTATCCCCCGTTCCCATTCACAAATCCCCGTTTACGTGTCTAATGTGGATCAGTTTGGCAAACACGGTCTGAGGATGATTTGGAtgtgttcttctttttcttcattgCCTCCCATAGCAGAGACGTTATCATCTTGACAGCTGCTACTCCAGTAGCCAGCCACTACCCCACCCCTTATTTCTTTCAAAGCAGCTTTGCACACAACAACTGGTGTTTAATCCCTGGGAAATAGAATTTTAATTATGTGGCTAATCTATTTACAGCTGCTTTTCGGCTTTGGGCAAGTTCCAGCCAATTTCCATATGGCAGTCAATTTAACATTGGGTTTTTACTATTGGACAAAGCTTACAAGACGCAATAATAATAGCCTCATTTACTACATCTATTTGTTAGATGTACCCAGAACCCAAGGTTACACCTTAAAACGTCTTGTTTTGTCCCCACAATATTGAATTCAATATCATGAAGGATCATGATGGaaaccatttatttatttatttatttatttattgtccataattgtttaaaaaaactgatttaaaaataacatcaaaaatgttgctgattatttttatgGCTGTTGGCTCATTGTCACAAATCCATTTGTAAAAACTCTGGCTGACTAATTTGACAAAGGGGCTCTCAGTTACTGTTTTATGTCAAACcatatgaaaagaaaatcaaagatgTTGTGCATACTTTGGAGCAAgagcaaatatttacatttagtttaGGTTTACATGAACTGTCATTAATAGAGTACTTATGAATTTTAGTTAACCACTTGCTAAGTGTGGCACCGCTGACATTAACATTCATAGAATTTATCATGCTGTAGCAGCCATTTCTGACAGCCTGGATCACTTGCAGCCAGAGCCAAGAGTTAAAAGAGGACAGAAAACGGAAATGAGTTTTATCAGCTGAGAGCTACAGtccccctttcctcctcctcctcctcttctttctcttgcctgtcctctgtgtgtttgtcacaacACAACAGCTGACCCAGGCATCCACAATACTAAAACAGTATAAGACTCAATAGTAATGTCACTGCATTGtcttcttgtctctgttttgtttggtccttttttaaatcagaaacCCTTTCCCCCCTCTCTGGTACAGGCTATATAAAGAGGATCTATATGTTATACATGTATGTTTACAACAGAGTGTCATGTTTTCATCCAGTTTATAGCAGGATAAGACAGTGACACTAATATGCACATTTCCTCTCGTTATGATCTTGAGGAACCATCACTTCCTTCCCTTGGGCAAACTGTAATTTTCCCAGTGAACTGAAACATTGGCTCAAGCTTCTTCActctctgcagcacagtggcAACTGTACCGTCTGTTATGACTCAGTGAGGGTTATTGCCAAATGTGCTCATGTGTTTGACCTGAAATGTACAGCTACTGTGCTATGCGTCATATGGGGCATTACAAACGTTGATCAAGCAAGTTGCCCATAAATGCAGCACTTTGAAACAAGATATTCAGTTAGTTGGAGACTAATTACTCCAACCAGATGACTGTATTTTTTAGCatggatgtgttagcatctatTATAATTGTTAATTTAGTTCATAATATACAATGAATTTGAAATCAGCATCTTAAGTTTATCTGCAGATAACTGGAATTGGAAGGCCTGAAATAAAGGTGCTCTACCCTGGAGCAGAACATTTAGCATAACATTCATAGTTTTTCAACTCTATATTAACTAATTCTAGGCTTCAGTCTTTGGACCTCATGTAAGAGAGAAATCCACAGTCTTTGTTCTATGCAAAATGAATTCTTAATTACATCTGAAGCAAATTTGAACTAATATCAGATTTGACTCTGGCCCAAAATAGTGGCTGATCATTATGCCACTATTTTCACTTAGAGTGGATACCTAATAAGGTGCGATCTCTTTACAGCCAGTATGGCCAGGAGGAACAGGCATTGAGAATAAAAGATGTTCAGCGTACATATGGGCAagtctgtctttctgtgggctttaaaaatgtgaacCTGTTACAGTACCGGTTTACAGTTACATGTGATATGTTACAAGGCAGATGAGACCACATGTTAAATAGTATAATGGAAAATATTGGCCTGAAGTAACACAGTTCCACTACCTGAAAGTTGTTAGGACTTGCCTGCTTTAATAACCTACATTCCTTTGAATCTCACTTCCTTTACTTTCTTCCACTTTCCCTACATTGTTTCCATCACACATCCAGTATTCAGTCCATGCCAGCTTTATAGATTTTATAAATCTCAGTCAACACTGAGACTGTAGGAGAGACACAGGTTAGTGATGAATGTACTGCAGATATTGAAGTGCTCTTGAACTATCATTATGGTTCTGGGGTAAATACCATTCAGACAACAATCTCTGAGCGAAGCCCGTTTGGCATGATTCATATCTAACCCATAAAATCTCCATTCTCACAACACAATAAGGCACAACTCTCATTCAGTCAGCATATGCGTTGTATCTCTTGCTGTCTTTATAAAACCATGTTacataactttatttttatagcctCTTTCATATCAGAACTGCACTTCTTTAAATTAGGAGAAATCAATTTTAACAGCAGTGAACATATTTTACTACAGATAAATGTGCCAGTACTGTCAAAAAGAGgaataacttttattttaaaatgatacaaTATGGGGATAAAATGCCAGGTGGAAAACACGTTTCTTTTGAAATAAGATGTTAATTTTGTATCCCAGGAAACCAGAAAAATAGAGAGTCCTTATTTCCCCCCCCCATCTTACTCTGCATCTCCCTCCCTGCTTCCTTCCTCCCATCCTGCCCTCCCACTGCTTAGGTGCCTGTTCTTGTTGCAGTCTCTGGCAGTCGTAGCAGTGTGGTGCAATCTGGTTCTCCCACATTCCTCCGTGCTTCTGTTATATGGAAAAACTCACAAGGGATTCAGATTTATCTTCATTCGTTCTAATTTTCccatcttttcatttcttctttcttcctttgtcAGATTTTACAGTATCTAATTTTACATATTGGTCATTTATCTGTGCTGTTTACTTCTGTCTTCTTTGCTGTATCGGTTTCACTCTTTCAATCATCTCCTTTTTATATGAAAGCATTAAAAGGAGTCACATGTTAGTTATTAGGGAACTTTGACACCATATTAGGAAAAGGCGTCAGGCTCAGCTACATTGCGAGCTCTGCTGTTTACATACACAGACTCAGAAACTTTCTTGGGTATGCAGCATCCTGGAGAGAGCTAGTGGTTAAGGGTTGGACACTGTGTGCACTGTGACTCTCAAAGGACAAAGAATTCTGCAATCACTGCATTACAACATGTTTGCATTGCTGGAGATGATTACTGCTCCTCATCAGTGCATACTTACATCACGGGAGAAATCACTGTTGACACAAATTGACCTGACTTTTCCTCTGACTTTGAAATAAAGGTTGAAATATTTTACCTGTTCTACCAATTACCAGTTCAGCTGAGTTTACATTTCCAGTTAGTTTAGGTTGTATgggcagtttgttttgttttttttctttttctcagatTCAAACAACTCAAGTATCTgtttactttattcatcccccatgggggaaattcagaacACATGGACAGATGAATAAAAGTTGTGTGTAAGTGACCCCTTAACTGTTTAAAACCTGGTAAAATGGAAATCCATCACACTATGGTGTCATCCAACTTTGcttatgttttgtcttttaaacatgttttttctgatCATCACAGAGCTGATAAATGTTTGAGGCAATAGTAGCTGGCTACAAAGACTAGCCGGCCAAATCAAGCAGATTACTGGTCATTACTGGTCATCTTCTTCTGCGGGCCTTTCTCTGTGTGATTCAGTGTTGCACCATGGGATACAATAACCCCCAATGTGCCAGATTACATCCTGGCAGGAGTTGAATCAAAGCTTGAAAGcatgactgtgcatgtgtgcttgaAATTGCTCACATTCATTTGTGTATACTTAGCAGCTTACATGCCCAAATTTCTCCGCAGTGGGATACTGCCATATGTTTGACAATTCCTATACCTGTGTAATTATCTTCTGCATGCACATTACACTTAAGACACCCACTAAGCCTCAGCTGTCCATGCAGTATGCAAGAACCACCTACACATTCTTTTTCCAGACACTGCCAGTTCCTTCCTCCTTGTCTGTTAATAACCCTCCCTGTCCTGTCTATCAGGATCACACAAGCGTGTTGGAAACACTAACGCAAATACACGCATGTGTTGGAAAAAGGATGTGAGATGCAACTGTGGTTGAGTGTTATTGTGTGATAGAGCTTCGTTTCCCAGAGACCAAGAAAcagctgctcacacacacacacacacacacacacaactacacgCATGGTGCGTACACTCTGTCTGGAACTGAGAGTGCCTCTATTCACAAAGGAACAAGACTGTTTCATGTGTGCATGACTGTCTCTGTTTCAGCTGGCCTGAAATAGCTGGTCTCACAGTGAGTCACTCGACAGTGTCTTGAGGGGAGGATTGGACTGGTGTGTGAACACAGTGCTCCAACTTTCTATGGGTGCACTTGACTGCCTGAGCATGTTTGCTCATGACAGAGCGCTCTTGACTTGTTGCATTTATCAAGACATAATAGGTGTCTTCTTTCCATCCTGATGCATGAAGAAAAAGCAGCAATGTACTATGGTTACCTGTTGGGGACAAAACAGTTTCTGACCTTGTCAACTCGCCAGTATTAACACCCGGTTTCATTACAGCTCACTGCTCCTTTGTTTGAAGTATTGTTTTCCTTGTAGATGCTTATTGATTCAGAACAGATTGAATCAACCAATAGCAATGACCTTGGACGTACGTGTGTTGACTGTTCCAAGGTGTCCTGTTCTCAGAGTATTTGAATGCTAAATGGTTCTGGCTGAACCTGGAGTAGCTCCAAGCATGCTATAGTGGACTaggaaagcaaaaacaaatgtgaggcTCACTCCACATGCTACTAAGAGGGATTTTTGATTGAGAAAGTACATGAGTAGGAACTGAAAGAGATTCagttccattttttttcctcacaacTTTCATGTCCTGTCAGGTTGGAATAAAACAATACTATATACTGTTTTATTCCAACCTGACAggacatatatatattaaatagaTTTCTTATGTTTGAGCCAGTATTCATAAAAGGTACAGTAaatgattgttttcattattaaataatctgttaatgtttgtttaatCAGTGGTTTTTCAATACTGTAAAAGAAGCATCAAATCATCACACTGGAGAAGTTTAAAAGTAAGGTTATGATGAAGTTAAAGgaaatgattgattgatttgaatatttttttcaatcttTTTCCAAAATAGCTGACAATGATGGCTGTCAGTCAATGAATTGGTTCACTCCAGTTTAGCATTTaacaagacaaagaaatggTGACACCCCAGAACAGGccttttttttcaccatttggGAATTAAAGGCCCTGCAGTCTTACTCATAACTGGCTCTCATCCCAGGTCTGCACATGGGGGCGGGAAAGAGCAAGCCAAAGGAACTAGGCCAGCGCTCCATGAGCCTGGATGGCACCATCAGCACAGGCTCAGACAGCGGGCACTTCCACCATCTAGGCCCCGCCCAGCAGACCCAAACCCCCAACAGGAGCCCTGCTGTTGGGACAGGCAGGCGGGGGCATCAGGGACAACATCAGCTTGCTCCAACAAACACTCCCGAGCTGGCACTTTTTGGAGGCGTGGACCACACAGGGACCCTCACTTCACCTCAGAGAGGGCCTCTGTCAGGTAGGAAACATGTGGTGAAGTTAGGTGTGGAAGGACTCTAGAATATGAGTATAGGGTTCAGTGAAAATTCACATtactaaataaaatgataaGATACATTTTGTTGATGTTGATTTATTGATGTCTTTGAGTTGGGTGTTTCAACCCACACCAATTAAATTTTGGATTCTAGTGTTTTATAAAGCAGTATTATAGGAAATTTGATTACTTGCTTTCTCCAGAGAGTGAAGTGAAAAGGTTGATGCCACACATATTTGTATGGTAAATATGATGCTACAGTCATTACCATTTATCTTAGCATAAAGGCTGAAAACAGTGAGACTGACTCTGATCCACAGTAACAAAGTCCTACCTACCAGAATCTCTAAAACCCAGCAATAATCTGTTATATCTTGTTTGTGTAATCTTTGTGTACATTTTGTAATGTCTGGGCAGAGCCTGGTTAAAGGTATGCACGTTTCCAGTATTTGTTCTAAATTAAGCTAATGATTTCCTGGCTCCAGCTCAGGTTTATCAATCTCCTTATCCCACTCccagcaagaaagaaagaaagtgtaTTTCCTGAAATTTTGAACTACTactttaaaagtgaaaaaaggtAATCTTACATACTCACTGAGCTGACATTGCACAAAATCAAAAATAGTCTACATTGAAGGTGCTAATTATCAAAGTGAGTGTTGTGAGTTTTGAAGCTGAGTGTTGATGATGGTGATGGAAATAAATTTAGTAAGATGTAATAAGTTTGACTTGCTCTGAGTCAGCCCCACGAAAGTTTTGAGAAAAAActgttaaagaaaaactgatttgCACTGAGTCACActtacaaagaaaagaaaaatatttgaaagcTGTTTCTTTTCCTATCATCAGCCTATCATAAACCTTTCTCTTTGAAGCTCACTGTGTGCCACTGTCCAGATTTTACATGAAGTTAAGCTGTTGTGTCTAGACTGGCCAGATGGTTACATTCATGTTGCTGAGGAGCAGCTCTGCTGACTGCCTCCTCCTGCCGTGCATCTAATGAGTTCCCAGGTTTAGATCACAGTTTCATTAAAAGGAATTGCTAGAAAGCcactgagaaaacaaagacaattgATATGATGGGTTTGTCCTTCATGGGTGAGTGGTCCCAGGCAGTGTGATTGTCAATATTTCTCATTAGGCCTTGGCAAATTCTTTTATACAGATATGGAACAGAGGTAAAATGGATTTAATGTTTGAAAGTGGGTGGAGCAAATCATTATCAAGGGCCAGAGAGGAAGTTTGATTATGGAAGTAACAATTAATGTTAATAGGGC
Proteins encoded in this window:
- the manbal gene encoding protein MANBAL; protein product: MSAELDLSPPEVPEPTFLESVLRYGLFLGAIFQLICILAIIFPTSKGHEQEETESNDGKTTEQMKKPKGPTAQIRQKPKKESKKKR